A genomic stretch from Petrimonas mucosa includes:
- a CDS encoding DUF4091 domain-containing protein, producing the protein MKLLKLMSKSLLFLSLLCIGVVAAGCNTTSSNGRIITHTEMDDPTGDTLSNWSGVEEGLKGSVVSIDLKHPRSILPEVEQENNIVLTGWKGETLSAQVLLWSSVATDNVGYAFSDFQTEGNTLQSSIARARFVRYTMSEEENFVCRMREEENEFGLVLMPDLLDSLNRFNMEPNQVRPVWLTIEIPSSASAGRYEGVFTVNSKNGDLIEFPISLSVQDRTLPPAYEWTYHLDLWQHPSAVARYAGLEFWSDAHFEKMKPLMQMLANAGQKVITTNLNKDPWHNQCYDAYESMIIWTKNEDNTWSYDYTVFDKWVSFMIDLGIDKMINCYSLLPWNNELEYFDAATDSIITVVADPGTVVFKELWAPFLTDFTKHLTEKGWLEITNIAMDERSPEMMSEAVKLLEEYAPNLGISLADNHKSYQNYPMIKDITVKVNAKVNEKDIEFRRKNNLITTYYVCCSDPFPNMFTFSPSAESCYSAWYSYAAGYDGMLRWAYNSWPEDPVVDSRFRKFPSGDTYFVYPDGRSSIRFERLIEGIQDIEKIKILKAEFQNNNSAESLAKLEELNSEVQKFNVIGKPTTTVEQMLKEAKEVINKLSE; encoded by the coding sequence ATGAAACTTCTGAAATTAATGTCAAAAAGCCTTCTCTTTTTGTCACTTCTGTGCATAGGGGTTGTTGCTGCCGGCTGTAACACAACAAGCAGCAATGGCAGAATAATAACCCATACAGAAATGGATGACCCCACGGGAGATACTCTCTCTAACTGGAGTGGCGTAGAAGAAGGATTGAAAGGCTCTGTAGTAAGCATCGATTTAAAACATCCTCGCTCGATACTACCTGAAGTAGAACAGGAAAATAATATCGTTTTAACGGGCTGGAAAGGGGAAACTTTGTCGGCTCAGGTATTACTGTGGAGCTCTGTTGCAACAGATAATGTAGGATATGCATTTAGTGATTTTCAAACAGAGGGAAACACGCTGCAATCAAGCATAGCGCGGGCTCGTTTCGTGCGGTACACCATGAGTGAAGAGGAAAATTTCGTGTGCCGAATGCGTGAAGAAGAGAACGAGTTTGGACTTGTTTTAATGCCAGACTTACTTGATTCGCTAAACAGGTTCAACATGGAACCCAATCAAGTGCGTCCCGTTTGGCTCACAATTGAGATACCTTCATCCGCTTCCGCGGGTAGATATGAAGGAGTGTTTACTGTAAACTCAAAAAATGGAGATTTAATAGAGTTTCCCATTTCACTGAGCGTACAGGATCGCACTTTGCCTCCCGCTTACGAGTGGACGTATCATCTTGATCTCTGGCAACACCCCTCGGCAGTCGCGCGCTATGCAGGCCTTGAATTTTGGAGCGATGCGCATTTTGAGAAAATGAAACCCTTGATGCAAATGCTGGCCAACGCGGGCCAGAAAGTAATTACAACCAACCTCAATAAGGATCCATGGCATAATCAGTGTTATGATGCTTATGAAAGCATGATTATCTGGACAAAGAACGAGGATAACACATGGAGCTACGATTACACAGTTTTTGATAAATGGGTGAGCTTTATGATTGATCTTGGTATTGATAAAATGATTAATTGTTACTCACTATTGCCTTGGAACAACGAACTGGAGTATTTTGATGCAGCAACTGATTCTATAATTACTGTTGTTGCAGATCCGGGAACGGTAGTATTTAAAGAGTTATGGGCTCCTTTTCTTACAGATTTCACAAAACATCTTACCGAAAAAGGTTGGCTGGAAATCACAAATATTGCCATGGATGAGAGATCACCCGAGATGATGAGCGAAGCAGTTAAACTTCTTGAAGAGTATGCACCTAATCTTGGTATTTCTTTAGCAGATAATCATAAAAGCTATCAGAACTATCCTATGATTAAGGATATTACAGTAAAAGTTAATGCAAAGGTTAATGAGAAAGACATAGAATTTAGAAGGAAAAACAATCTGATAACCACATACTACGTGTGCTGCAGTGATCCATTCCCTAATATGTTCACATTCTCACCATCTGCAGAATCTTGTTACTCGGCATGGTATTCTTATGCAGCCGGATACGATGGTATGCTTAGATGGGCTTATAATTCATGGCCTGAAGATCCTGTTGTGGATTCAAGATTTAGAAAATTCCCTTCAGGCGACACATACTTTGTTTATCCTGATGGAAGGAGTTCTATCCGGTTCGAGAGGCTAATAGAAGGGATTCAGGATATTGAAAAGATCAAGATCCTTAAGGCTGAATTTCAAAATAATAACAGTGCCGAATCATTAGCTAAACTTGAAGAGCTGAACAGTGAGGTTCAGAAATTTAATGTAATAGGAAAACCGACTACGACGGTAGAACAGATGCTGAAAGAAGCCAAAGAGGTTATAAACAAGCTTTCAGAATAA
- a CDS encoding RagB/SusD family nutrient uptake outer membrane protein: MKKIYFLFLTVVTLFLSSCTDAFLDVSKELAEQRSYESIFSNPEDTRRWLMDAYLGIPNVANVFGANGYGNPWPILADELDQNAQSTDWNIEQPTSSFFRAHRWNNYWQYIRQANIFLERAQVIPETGETDFIDEVELEFLKAQARFLRAYYHFLLFELYGPIPIMDFVESPTNTDIDYARNSVDEVVDFIYSELTDIANSLRDPNLNDQTTLAIPTKGTALALRAKLMIYAASPLFNGGHGEALRLTNTDGKRLFPDYDASKWQKALDASQAFIDYANAGHYELFKVTDGDGNIDADRSIYELHNSYNKEVIFARSSVNWGNVTGPSGFDGLHLPRGVRGGNQGTGHMAVVQELVDDFFMIDGLPIEESPLYSEDGFVEDPAEDLTGNAEVGTFRMYINREPRFYQNVFYNGRRWHVGGEQVWFNKGGNSDNSSPNHVKTGYLSYKKVHRSVYNQGTHPKSMYRPGILMRLAEFYLLYAEALNEVNPNDPRVITYIDYVRERAGIPLLADIKPQIRGNKELQREAIVAERRVELASEGQRYFDIRRWMIAGDGAGNGGQGGVFHGMDMNAETLADFYTRTEVETRRWDNSMYFAPIPLDELQNSRMLVQNPGY; encoded by the coding sequence ATGAAAAAAATATATTTTTTATTTCTAACAGTTGTCACGCTCTTCCTTTCATCCTGCACGGACGCCTTTTTGGATGTATCAAAGGAGTTGGCTGAACAGAGAAGTTATGAATCTATCTTCAGTAATCCTGAAGATACCCGCCGATGGTTGATGGATGCATATTTGGGTATTCCAAATGTGGCCAATGTTTTCGGCGCAAACGGCTACGGTAATCCATGGCCCATTTTAGCAGACGAGCTTGATCAAAACGCCCAATCAACCGATTGGAATATTGAGCAGCCTACATCTTCGTTCTTTCGCGCACACAGATGGAATAACTACTGGCAGTATATCCGTCAAGCGAATATTTTTCTCGAAAGAGCACAAGTTATTCCAGAGACGGGCGAGACGGACTTTATCGATGAAGTGGAACTTGAGTTTTTAAAGGCTCAAGCAAGGTTCTTAAGAGCTTATTATCACTTTTTATTATTTGAGCTTTACGGTCCCATTCCAATTATGGATTTTGTAGAATCTCCAACGAATACTGATATTGATTATGCAAGAAATTCTGTTGATGAGGTGGTGGATTTCATTTATAGTGAACTGACGGATATCGCGAATAGCCTGAGGGATCCGAACCTAAATGATCAAACTACTTTAGCTATACCCACGAAGGGCACGGCATTGGCTCTCAGGGCAAAATTAATGATATATGCCGCAAGTCCACTATTTAATGGAGGACATGGCGAGGCACTAAGGCTTACTAATACAGACGGCAAAAGATTGTTTCCCGATTATGATGCAAGTAAATGGCAAAAAGCACTTGATGCTTCTCAGGCGTTTATTGATTATGCAAACGCAGGTCATTATGAATTATTTAAAGTAACCGACGGTGACGGTAATATTGATGCTGATAGAAGTATATACGAACTCCATAATTCATATAATAAAGAGGTTATTTTTGCACGTTCGAGCGTTAACTGGGGAAATGTAACAGGACCTTCTGGTTTTGACGGACTTCATTTACCACGAGGTGTTAGAGGAGGTAATCAGGGAACTGGTCATATGGCTGTTGTACAAGAACTGGTAGATGATTTCTTCATGATTGATGGATTACCTATTGAAGAATCGCCACTTTATTCTGAAGATGGTTTTGTTGAAGATCCGGCTGAGGACTTGACGGGAAATGCAGAAGTTGGAACATTCAGAATGTATATCAACCGTGAACCGAGATTTTACCAGAATGTTTTCTACAATGGACGCAGATGGCACGTGGGGGGTGAACAAGTTTGGTTTAATAAAGGAGGGAACTCCGACAACTCATCCCCAAATCATGTCAAAACAGGATATCTTTCATATAAAAAAGTTCATAGATCTGTATATAATCAAGGAACACATCCTAAAAGCATGTATAGGCCTGGAATATTAATGAGATTAGCTGAATTTTATTTATTGTACGCTGAAGCCCTGAACGAGGTTAATCCAAACGATCCACGCGTAATAACTTACATCGATTATGTGAGAGAAAGAGCCGGAATTCCTCTGTTGGCAGATATTAAACCTCAAATAAGAGGCAACAAGGAGCTACAACGTGAAGCCATTGTTGCCGAGAGGCGTGTTGAGTTAGCGTCGGAAGGTCAACGCTATTTTGATATCAGAAGATGGATGATAGCGGGCGATGGAGCCGGGAATGGAGGACAAGGCGGTGTATTCCATGGAATGGATATGAATGCTGAAACGCTTGCTGATTTTTACACGAGAACGGAAGTTGAGACTCGTAGATGGGATAATAGCATGTATTTCGCGCCAATTCCACTTGATGAGTTGCAAAACAGTCGCATGCTCGTACAAAATCCGGGATATTAA
- a CDS encoding transposase: MDIPPRNLANPPSVEVDYFGEKQFVPEYEYFCYCSNLKGLDALQLHTLYGSRSESENWIEQTKNSLCAGKTITRDFWVNDILWQLSSFAYSLSVLMRYRGDFWVWRQEHSTFREWFIRVPGKVVKSGRQVTVKMPKEYYRKAGWRDFEQRITTTMTG, translated from the coding sequence GTGGATATCCCCCCCCGCAACCTCGCAAATCCTCCGTCCGTTGAAGTCGATTATTTTGGAGAGAAACAATTTGTACCCGAGTATGAGTACTTTTGCTATTGCTCGAACCTGAAAGGATTGGATGCCTTGCAGCTCCATACCCTTTATGGATCCCGATCAGAGAGTGAGAATTGGATCGAGCAAACCAAAAACTCGCTTTGTGCGGGAAAAACCATCACGCGTGATTTTTGGGTAAACGATATTCTTTGGCAACTTTCGTCATTTGCCTACAGTTTATCGGTGCTCATGCGATACCGGGGCGACTTTTGGGTTTGGCGTCAAGAGCACTCTACCTTCCGAGAATGGTTTATCCGAGTGCCGGGAAAAGTGGTGAAATCCGGCAGGCAGGTCACGGTAAAAATGCCTAAGGAGTATTACCGAAAAGCGGGGTGGCGTGATTTTGAGCAGCGAATAACGACAACGATGACCGGATGA
- a CDS encoding transposase → MQDKNSKKISFTACSVKKKFSSEQLTSYSGLSVTSDFINHCGIYGKLEHLFPTIRHNASRFSTAQILSSVLLASLCGVHRLKRIENFTFDALVSRLLKLPKNIDEDTIRRHLTGLGERGARSLHELLLDFTGLQVSRCGLSRLTLDCDSSTFTVYGNQQGAEVGYNSHKKGSKSYHPILCFVTEMKLLVNSWLRPGSAYTSNGVCEFVKETLAALPQKVEKVFFRADSGFFNGGLFNLLEDGKHEYLVKVKLKNLKDLLAGQTWQPIGPRTATCQFTHQCSGWRNPRMFYAVRVVKQIVLPTSPSARRENGRRITSCILLLA, encoded by the coding sequence ATGCAAGACAAAAATAGTAAAAAAATCTCATTTACTGCCTGTTCAGTAAAGAAAAAGTTCAGTTCAGAACAATTAACATCATATTCAGGGTTAAGCGTAACCTCTGATTTTATCAACCATTGCGGTATTTATGGCAAGCTGGAACATCTTTTTCCAACCATCCGCCACAATGCAAGCCGTTTCAGCACAGCCCAAATACTCTCAAGTGTCCTGTTGGCATCGTTGTGCGGTGTTCACCGTTTGAAGCGGATTGAAAATTTCACCTTTGACGCCTTGGTTTCCCGCTTGTTGAAGTTACCCAAGAACATTGACGAGGACACCATACGCCGCCATTTGACAGGTTTGGGTGAAAGGGGCGCCCGTTCGCTTCACGAGTTGTTATTGGATTTTACCGGCTTGCAAGTTTCCCGTTGCGGTTTAAGCCGCTTGACACTTGATTGCGACTCAAGCACATTTACCGTTTACGGCAACCAACAAGGGGCTGAGGTGGGTTATAACTCGCATAAGAAGGGTTCGAAAAGCTATCACCCCATCTTATGTTTTGTCACGGAGATGAAACTGCTTGTCAATTCATGGCTCCGCCCGGGTTCAGCTTACACCTCAAACGGAGTTTGTGAGTTTGTCAAAGAAACCTTGGCCGCTCTTCCCCAAAAGGTGGAGAAGGTGTTTTTCAGGGCCGACAGCGGTTTTTTCAATGGTGGATTATTTAATTTGTTAGAAGACGGTAAACATGAATATTTGGTGAAAGTAAAGCTGAAAAACCTGAAAGATTTACTTGCCGGGCAGACTTGGCAGCCGATTGGCCCACGGACGGCGACCTGTCAGTTTACACATCAATGTAGCGGTTGGAGGAATCCCCGCATGTTTTATGCCGTGCGTGTCGTAAAGCAAATAGTTCTCCCGACATCGCCTTCGGCTCGTCGGGAGAACGGACGGAGGATTACATCCTGCATTCTACTCCTCGCCTAA
- a CDS encoding IS4 family transposase, which yields MLTDVHADTPRFVKISEAKMHDKNFLQYLNLSEGSMVVFDKAYNYYLQFAKWTRQGVNFVCRLKDNARYEVQEVLHEKKLEKGEHAVYKVKHIHVQYIEKVETGTEGKKKRKKVRQTRTLCLRLVWYRDEQGRKYKFITNNWEITDEEVALIYKNRWSIETGFKKLKQNFQLTYFYSDTENGIKTQVWCTLIAYLLLQVIQTKSESEKAFSTIAALLRMHLISHLDLTWVVTEGRRTYPRRLKSRNKSPTAAQLSLF from the coding sequence ATGCTGACCGACGTCCATGCTGACACGCCGCGATTCGTGAAGATAAGCGAGGCGAAAATGCACGACAAGAACTTCTTGCAATACCTGAATTTAAGTGAAGGCAGCATGGTGGTCTTCGACAAGGCATACAATTACTACCTGCAGTTCGCCAAATGGACGCGACAAGGCGTGAATTTCGTTTGTCGGCTGAAAGACAATGCAAGGTACGAGGTTCAGGAAGTCCTTCACGAGAAGAAGCTGGAAAAAGGGGAACATGCCGTTTACAAGGTGAAACATATCCACGTTCAATATATCGAGAAGGTCGAGACGGGGACCGAAGGCAAGAAAAAAAGGAAGAAAGTCAGACAGACGAGGACCTTATGCCTTCGTTTAGTTTGGTACAGGGATGAACAGGGGCGTAAATACAAGTTCATCACCAATAATTGGGAAATAACAGACGAGGAAGTTGCCTTGATTTATAAAAATAGGTGGTCTATCGAAACGGGATTCAAAAAATTGAAGCAAAACTTCCAACTCACCTATTTTTATTCCGACACTGAAAACGGGATAAAGACCCAAGTATGGTGTACCCTGATCGCGTATTTGCTTTTACAGGTGATTCAGACCAAGTCGGAAAGCGAAAAGGCGTTTTCAACCATAGCCGCGTTGTTGAGGATGCATTTGATAAGCCATCTGGATTTGACGTGGGTGGTGACCGAAGGCAGGCGCACTTATCCCAGACGACTGAAAAGTCGCAATAAAAGTCCCACGGCCGCCCAATTATCACTGTTTTGA
- a CDS encoding DUF4372 domain-containing protein: MGKVSENKFVGQPILRQIVNILPREKFDELVIRLGSDKYYKAFFSWDQLIVMLFGIFSRCDSMGEVCDGMRALGGKLNYLGMESSPAKSTAGDALRDRDEELFRLFYFALIAHFSPLLSVSRKKKCRKQGISFEEFYAFDSSTVTLFSDVMKGVAGTLKATGKRKAA; the protein is encoded by the coding sequence ATGGGCAAAGTTAGCGAAAATAAATTTGTCGGTCAGCCGATCTTAAGACAAATAGTGAATATTCTCCCGAGGGAAAAGTTCGATGAGCTGGTAATAAGGCTCGGCAGTGATAAATATTACAAGGCGTTTTTTTCCTGGGATCAATTGATCGTGATGCTCTTTGGCATTTTTTCCCGTTGCGACTCGATGGGTGAAGTCTGTGACGGCATGCGTGCCTTGGGTGGCAAGTTGAATTACCTGGGCATGGAGAGTTCGCCTGCAAAAAGCACTGCCGGAGATGCATTGCGTGACAGGGACGAGGAGCTGTTCCGTCTGTTCTACTTTGCACTGATCGCCCATTTTTCCCCGCTTTTGTCGGTCAGCCGCAAAAAAAAGTGCCGGAAGCAGGGTATCAGTTTCGAGGAGTTCTATGCCTTTGATTCGAGTACGGTGACGCTGTTTTCCGACGTGATGAAAGGCGTGGCCGGAACCCTAAAGGCGACGGGAAAAAGAAAGGCGGCCTGA
- a CDS encoding FecR family protein: MKQIYDLTNHDQRPEKEELHESWNRLLKKTTLSMKSTKSRSGERKKKTRSIIFSGVAAVALLLLAVGIKINSDNNTWIEIQSLSPGELTVVELPDGSKVHLNASSTIKYPKRFNKKSRDLYLNGEAYFIVAKNSEQPFIVHSDKIYIEVLGTEFNVQAYDVDDVAVTTLVSGKVKLVTPESNEDVQNEFVLQPGDQATFNKISSTTQISNVETAVTTSWMNGEYSFRNKSLAEITNRLEKIYDVTFVIMDEALNKEVYTGKFFSSQSIEEIVDIINFKKQFSYHIENDTVYMERK; encoded by the coding sequence ATGAAACAGATCTATGACCTCACGAATCATGATCAGCGGCCGGAGAAGGAGGAATTGCACGAAAGCTGGAATCGATTATTGAAGAAAACTACTTTATCGATGAAGTCCACGAAGTCGAGGAGCGGTGAGCGTAAAAAGAAGACGCGCTCGATTATATTTTCGGGAGTAGCCGCGGTGGCATTATTACTGCTTGCTGTTGGTATTAAAATAAATAGTGACAATAATACTTGGATAGAGATTCAAAGTTTATCTCCGGGAGAATTAACGGTGGTTGAATTGCCCGACGGTTCGAAAGTTCATCTTAATGCTTCATCAACAATAAAATATCCAAAGAGATTCAATAAAAAAAGTCGCGACCTCTATTTGAATGGTGAGGCCTATTTTATTGTCGCGAAAAATAGTGAACAACCGTTTATCGTGCATTCCGATAAAATATATATTGAAGTGTTGGGAACTGAATTCAATGTTCAGGCATACGATGTAGATGATGTTGCTGTTACCACACTTGTTTCGGGAAAAGTAAAACTGGTTACTCCTGAAAGTAACGAAGACGTGCAAAATGAATTCGTTTTACAGCCGGGGGATCAAGCCACGTTTAATAAAATTTCGAGTACTACCCAAATTTCAAACGTTGAAACTGCAGTTACTACTTCATGGATGAACGGCGAGTATTCGTTCAGGAATAAATCGTTGGCCGAGATAACGAATCGTTTAGAAAAGATATATGATGTTACCTTCGTGATTATGGATGAGGCTCTTAATAAAGAGGTGTATACGGGTAAGTTCTTTTCCAGTCAGTCCATCGAGGAAATTGTAGATATAATCAACTTTAAAAAGCAATTTAGCTACCATATAGAAAACGATACGGTTTATATGGAACGAAAGTAA
- a CDS encoding TonB-dependent receptor, translating to MKDKREEEKKWEAAPTTSQKKINIFNKLKFPSESNTWGMLFFNSSKTYKYMQITINSSTLWRKISLTMKFTFLLVLLGVFSSYATGSYAQDEKMSVMAQNATIEEIISTIEEQSGFVFFYNSEDLENSNKQSIDLSDGDIYEILDHLVANTSLTYRVDKNYIFLDKKEVAAPQQQTVTVRGTVTDQDGFPLPGVTITVEGSSRGVITDNDGNYIIDVSPTATLQFSFIGMQAQSVAVEGRNTIDIVLIESSQLLDEVQIVGFGQQKKGSVTSAVASVKGAELRAPVGKLSNTFAGQLPGIISVQRSGEPGYDQAEFWIRGISSFAGGTSPLVLVDGIPRGLNDIEADEIESFTVLKDAAATAVYGAQGANGVVLITSKRGRAQKAKISYRGEVSYLTPTRTPRYANSYDYLSLYNEGLINDGEPALFSDEILELYRTGADPDLYPSTNWWDALINDNTYNTRHTLNFRGGTDRARYFVSGAYYGESGYFKTNPEYDNNARVSRYSLRSNIDIDVTENTLMRVDFSGQYLTQNRPYESTQDIFDRISRIPPYLIPPMYSDGTFPQHPSRTNNRQNPWVYLTEHGYMKTYRSFIQSSVHLEQKLDFITPGLKARGMVSYDSDNNYFNSRTKNPATYFAEGRDDEGNLIYRKIEDEVKFGNPASSNNSTKKIYLEAAIDYSRDFGPHFVTGLLLGNRQHRQLHNDALAFRKESFVGRGTYTYDNRYTVEFNFGVTGSEQFAKGHRYGFFPAVGLAWNISSEPYFPYELLDVVSKLRVRASVGRTGNDATGGDRFMYMPTFGDSGSYAWGITSGGTQNSKTGLIENRFESPGLTWEIEDKRNIGIDLGLWSNRVDISVDFFNDERSNILLRRNTVLSVTGFRQNPWQNFGIVSNKGLDGSVNLNHIIGDFKLSAKGTLTYARNKILEYDELPQVYPWMERTGKRLVNHGSQLPLIAERLFTEDDFNITTDANGRKQYELKDGLVGTPWDDKTYPGDIKYMDINGDGLLDDKDRVYDPDGFHPQVPEVVYGFGFGLDWKGLYFNAFFQGVANVTVNLNSSASVFQPFYWGLIESNVRQEIVEDRWTQENQNPNAFYPRLRISNTGNNWTSSTYWYRNGNFLRFKNLEFGYNFQKELLSKVGLSASRIYVSGYNLHVWDQVKMFDPEIGNSGGGGTRYPLSRTWTMGLEVTF from the coding sequence ATGAAAGATAAGAGAGAAGAAGAAAAAAAATGGGAAGCTGCGCCAACAACCTCCCAAAAGAAAATTAATATTTTTAATAAATTAAAGTTCCCAAGTGAGTCGAATACATGGGGAATGTTATTTTTTAATTCATCAAAAACATACAAATATATGCAAATAACAATAAACTCCAGCACATTATGGAGAAAAATTTCACTAACAATGAAGTTTACCTTTTTACTTGTACTTCTCGGAGTTTTTAGCAGTTATGCCACGGGTAGCTATGCACAAGACGAAAAAATGTCGGTGATGGCTCAAAATGCAACAATAGAAGAGATTATTTCAACAATAGAAGAGCAATCGGGTTTTGTATTCTTTTACAACAGTGAAGATCTTGAGAATTCGAACAAGCAAAGCATCGATCTATCCGATGGAGATATTTATGAAATACTCGATCATCTCGTGGCGAACACCTCTTTAACTTACCGGGTTGATAAAAATTATATCTTCCTAGATAAGAAAGAAGTAGCAGCTCCACAACAACAGACCGTGACAGTTAGAGGAACTGTAACGGATCAGGACGGCTTTCCACTTCCGGGCGTTACCATTACCGTAGAAGGTTCTTCGAGGGGAGTGATTACCGATAATGATGGCAACTACATTATTGATGTGAGCCCCACGGCAACCCTGCAGTTTTCATTTATAGGGATGCAGGCGCAAAGTGTTGCTGTCGAGGGAAGAAATACGATTGACATCGTGCTAATTGAGTCCAGCCAACTGCTCGACGAGGTTCAGATTGTTGGTTTCGGTCAACAAAAGAAAGGGAGTGTTACCAGCGCGGTTGCATCGGTTAAGGGTGCCGAGTTAAGAGCACCGGTAGGTAAACTCTCCAACACATTCGCGGGTCAACTACCGGGTATTATTTCTGTACAAAGATCCGGCGAGCCGGGGTACGACCAAGCAGAGTTTTGGATCAGAGGTATCAGCTCGTTCGCGGGAGGTACATCGCCACTCGTATTGGTGGATGGTATACCAAGAGGTTTGAATGATATTGAAGCCGATGAGATAGAGTCGTTCACGGTACTGAAAGATGCTGCCGCCACCGCGGTATATGGCGCGCAAGGCGCGAACGGAGTTGTTTTAATCACCTCTAAGCGTGGACGTGCACAAAAAGCCAAGATTTCTTACCGAGGTGAAGTGAGCTATCTGACGCCTACCCGAACACCAAGATACGCTAATTCGTACGATTACCTTTCGCTCTACAACGAAGGCCTTATAAACGACGGTGAACCTGCATTATTTTCCGACGAAATTCTTGAATTGTACAGAACAGGTGCAGACCCGGATTTATACCCAAGTACAAACTGGTGGGACGCGCTAATTAATGACAATACGTATAATACGCGGCACACGTTAAACTTCAGGGGTGGTACAGACCGGGCGAGGTATTTCGTATCGGGTGCATATTACGGTGAAAGCGGATACTTTAAAACAAATCCGGAATACGATAATAATGCAAGGGTCTCGAGATACAGTCTAAGAAGTAATATCGATATTGATGTTACCGAAAACACGCTTATGCGGGTGGATTTTAGTGGACAGTATTTAACGCAGAACAGGCCCTATGAATCTACACAAGATATTTTTGACAGAATATCACGTATACCCCCTTATTTAATACCCCCCATGTATTCCGATGGAACTTTCCCACAGCATCCGTCACGTACTAATAACAGGCAGAATCCATGGGTGTATTTAACAGAGCACGGTTACATGAAAACGTACCGTTCATTTATACAGTCGAGCGTGCATCTTGAACAGAAGCTCGATTTTATTACTCCCGGGTTGAAAGCAAGGGGGATGGTAAGTTATGACTCTGATAATAATTACTTCAACTCGAGAACGAAGAATCCTGCTACATATTTTGCAGAAGGTAGAGATGATGAAGGCAATCTTATTTATAGAAAAATTGAGGATGAAGTCAAATTTGGTAATCCTGCTTCATCAAATAATAGCACCAAGAAGATTTACTTGGAGGCTGCTATTGATTACTCGCGCGATTTTGGCCCTCACTTTGTTACCGGGCTGTTGCTTGGTAATAGGCAGCATAGGCAGTTGCATAATGATGCTTTAGCTTTTCGCAAAGAATCGTTTGTTGGTAGAGGAACGTACACGTACGATAACCGGTATACAGTAGAGTTCAATTTCGGGGTTACCGGAAGTGAACAGTTCGCGAAAGGGCACCGGTATGGATTTTTTCCCGCGGTTGGTTTAGCATGGAACATTTCAAGCGAGCCCTATTTCCCTTATGAATTACTGGATGTTGTTTCGAAGCTCAGGGTGAGAGCTTCGGTAGGAAGAACAGGTAATGATGCTACCGGAGGAGACCGGTTTATGTACATGCCAACATTTGGCGACTCAGGTTCGTATGCATGGGGTATTACGTCTGGAGGGACACAGAATAGTAAGACAGGGTTGATAGAAAACAGATTCGAATCTCCCGGTTTAACATGGGAAATTGAAGATAAAAGGAATATTGGTATCGACTTAGGGTTATGGAGTAACAGAGTAGACATTTCGGTTGACTTCTTTAACGACGAGCGTTCAAATATCCTGCTTCGGAGAAATACAGTGTTGAGTGTAACAGGTTTTAGGCAGAATCCATGGCAGAACTTTGGTATCGTATCGAATAAAGGGTTAGATGGAAGTGTTAATTTAAACCATATTATTGGAGATTTCAAGTTATCAGCAAAGGGTACCCTAACGTATGCCAGGAATAAGATTTTAGAGTATGACGAGCTTCCGCAGGTATATCCATGGATGGAAAGAACCGGTAAAAGATTAGTAAACCATGGAAGTCAATTGCCGTTGATTGCTGAAAGGCTTTTCACGGAGGATGATTTTAATATTACCACCGATGCCAACGGTAGAAAACAGTACGAACTGAAAGATGGATTGGTAGGAACTCCGTGGGATGACAAAACTTACCCGGGTGATATAAAATATATGGATATAAACGGTGATGGTTTGCTTGATGATAAAGATAGAGTATATGATCCCGACGGATTCCATCCTCAAGTTCCTGAAGTGGTCTATGGCTTTGGGTTTGGGTTAGATTGGAAAGGTCTTTATTTTAACGCGTTTTTCCAAGGAGTAGCCAATGTTACAGTAAATTTGAATAGTAGTGCTTCGGTTTTCCAGCCATTTTACTGGGGGCTTATCGAGAGTAATGTTCGTCAAGAAATTGTTGAAGACAGATGGACACAGGAAAATCAAAATCCGAACGCGTTTTATCCAAGATTACGGATAAGTAACACGGGTAACAACTGGACTTCTAGCACGTATTGGTACAGAAATGGGAATTTCTTGAGGTTTAAGAACCTGGAATTTGGATATAACTTCCAGAAAGAATTGTTAAGCAAGGTTGGCCTTTCTGCTTCCAGAATTTATGTGTCGGGCTATAACCTTCATGTATGGGATCAGGTGAAAATGTTTGATCCGGAAATTGGAAACTCCGGGGGTGGTGGTACCCGATATCCGCTATCCAGGACTTGGACAATGGGTTTAGAGGTTACCTTCTAA